In the genome of Grus americana isolate bGruAme1 chromosome 16, bGruAme1.mat, whole genome shotgun sequence, one region contains:
- the LOC129213854 gene encoding LOW QUALITY PROTEIN: P2X purinoceptor 7-like (The sequence of the model RefSeq protein was modified relative to this genomic sequence to represent the inferred CDS: inserted 3 bases in 2 codons; substituted 6 bases at 6 genomic stop codons), translating into MDVVVGTLCCIVVAYRFYQETDEVNSSVCTSMXGVAYTNNRIWDTAEYTTPMQAVNSFFVMTNIIRTXNQLDQRCPEYPFSKAICSSDKSCEKGSVIHSHKIQTGGCVNYNATVKTCEVRAWCPVKPMESSPWPAVLRSSEDFTVLIKNNIHFPKFNYPILNIPPNLNSFCTYKXTSPLCPIFCLGDILQEAKENFSEVAVKGGIIAIEINWDCNLDSWFYDCSPKYGFCCLDDQXIKPGLRFRXKISSFTLRKYARYYXLPHGKEQRTLFNVYGIRFDVPVIGTLLHKIRAVCTSETNENHDNEESKLMGTSENENHDNEEYKLGQPLRQGASSLDCKKRCCCGKCQPRQKYQEQLCCXRKKRQCITTTHWFQQLVLSSHTLKKALLYKDPFLDLMDGNINNQLRHLAYKQYIHWHFGSFDLEDRAIIPSCCRXKIRDTYPKAVNNYTGFKME; encoded by the exons ATGGATGTGGTTGTGGGAACTTTGTG TTGTATAGTCGTCGCTTACAGATTCTATCAGGAGACAGATGAAGTTAACAGCTCAGTATGCACTAGCATGTAGGGAGTGGCTTACACAAACAACAGGATCTGGGATACAGCAGAATACACTACACCAATGCAG GCGGTAAACTCTTTTTTTGTGATGACCAACATCATTAGGAC GAATCAGCTTGATCAGAGGTGCCCTGAG TATCCCTTCTCCAAAGCCATCTGCTCTTCAGACAAATCCTGTGAAAAAGGGAGTGTCATCCACAGTCATA aaattcAAACAGGAGGATGTGTGAATTATAATGCAACTGTTAAAACCTGTGAGGTCAGGGCATGGTGCCCTGTGAAACCCATGGAAAGCTCCCCCTG gCCTGCTGTTCTGAGGAGTTCTGAAGACTTCACTGTGCTAATAAAGAACAACATTCACTTCCCAAAATTTAATTACCCCAT ACTAAATATTCCACCAAATTTAAATAGTTTCTGCACATACA ATACTTCCCCGCTCTGTCCAATTTTCTGTCTGGGAGATATCCTTCAGGaagcaaaagagaatttttctgAGGTGGCAGTAAAG GGAGGAATCATTGCCATTGAGATTAACTGGGACTGTAACTTGGACAGCTGGTTTTACGACTGCAGTCCAAAGTATGGTTTCTGCTGCCTTGATGACCAATAAATAAAGCCTGGATTACGCTTCAGGTAAAAAAT ATCTTCATTTACTCTTCGTAAATATGCAAGGTACTACTAGCTACCACatgggaaggagcagagaacCCTTTTCAATGTCTATGGAATACGGTTTGATGTCCCTGTCATTGGCACA ctgctgcacaa AATCCGAGCCGTGTGCACCAGTGAGACCAACGAGAACCACGATAATGAAGAATCCAAGCTGATGGGCACCAGTGAGAACGAGAACCATGACAATGAAGAATACAAGCTGGGGCAACCTCTCAGACAAGGGGCCTCTTCCCTAGACTGCAAAAAGAGGTGCTGCTGTGGCAAATGCCAGCCAAGACAGAAGtaccaagagcagctctgctgctgaaggaaaaaaaggcagtgcaTCACAACCACCCATTGGTTTCAGCAGCTGGTGCTGTCCAGTCACACCCTGAAGAAAGCCCTTCTCTACAAAGACCCCTTTCTGGACTTGATGGATGGCAATATCAACAACCAGCTGCGTCACCTTGCTTACAAGCAATACATTCACTGGCACTTTGGCTCCTTTGATCTGGAAGACAGAGCCATCATTCCAAGCTGCTGCAGGTGAAAAATTAGAGATACTTATCCCAAAGCAGTCAACAACTATACTGGTTTTAAGATGGAATGA